The following proteins are co-located in the Apis mellifera strain DH4 linkage group LG9, Amel_HAv3.1, whole genome shotgun sequence genome:
- the LOC724787 gene encoding RUN and FYVE domain-containing protein 2 isoform X4 — protein MAAESSEGLPISPSEKSLTGSLVSEENEKSVSRSPSTYSIREDKWPDLVVSRPRKLDAWWLPRLLRVRSGLKGSIVTISSMRQESQNGLKIRPAGDHGVHHGGVMLEEDMAGAQDTIYLCNFRVSVDGEWLCLKELQDVEFSLHDSIQRSPSPPLALSGINHHHHHHHNDHHRQQQRELRDIMPSSPPPLQHVSSLSRDPVIIERSNLVNISKLIVKELIETSLKYGRMLDSDHMPLQHFFIVLEHVLRHGLRPKKGLLGPKKELWDILQLVEKYCPEAQDITSSIRDLPTVRTAMGRARAWLRMALMQKKLADYLKVLIDHKEDILSEYFEPDALMMSEEAIVIMGLLVGLNVIDCNFCVKEEDLDCQQGVIDFSLYLRNSNHIPGESPDDELENDNMTTVLDQKNYIEELNRHLNATVTNLQAKVESLTTTNALMKEDLSIAKNNILSLHEENRQLKKELGIEIKDTNENGKPPIKITETTTEIEELRSRLEAEKKMRQDVEKELELQMSMKSEMEVAMKLLEKDIHEKQDTIISLRRQLDEIKLINLEMYKKLQECEHELTQKGEMVSRLHAKTNQIGKILNNLEKCNHMKKEVENIRSPTTPSSVTKSILNKTSPTSPRCYADNAVDYQQQQQQHPQSNNQQQSANNLQKSTNNQHLFQECEGSLKHKTELITKLEAKTLSMTETIQKMDEKCKEIDDVKSGAVERVKILGAEAAEREARANGVERELRLEREWRTSLQEASISNAEKISQLHQEIDQLRRVSEKYLALQEEHYALREICTEQERTLEELGGQLSAAKLAAVELREAADNAQHQHQQHHQHHQHHQQEGAATWANDRLVTHCKSCNREFNITRRKHHCRNCGKIFCNACSDNTTSLPNSSKPVRVCDECYVFLVGRYTCAR, from the exons ATGGCCGCGGAGAGTAGCGAAGGTTTGCCAATATCTCCGTCCGAGAAATCGTTAACCGGTAGCTTAGTGTCCGAGGAGAATGAGAAAAGTGTATCGCGATCGCCGTCGACTTACTCGATACGGGAGGACAAGTGGCCGGATCTAGTGGTATCGAGGCCTAGAAAACTGGACGCTTGGTGGTTACCGAGAC TACTCCGTGTGCGGAGCGGCTTAAAGGGATCCATCGTTACGATTTCTTCTATGCGGCAAGAATCCCAGAACGGTCTGAAGATCAGACCAGCGGGTGACCACGGCGTGCATCACGGTGGTGTCATGCTTGAGGAAGACATGGCCGGCGCCCAGGATACCATATACCTGTGCAACTTTCGCGTGTCGGTGGACGGCGAGTGGCTGTGCCTGAAGGAGCTTCAGGACGTCGAGTTCTCGTTGCACGACTCGATCCAACGATCCCCCTCGCCACCGCTTGCTCTAAGTGGTATtaaccatcatcatcatcatcatcataacGATCATCATCGCCAGCAACAGCGAGAGCTTCGCGATATAATGCCGTCAAGCCCACCGCCATTGCAGCACGTTTCCAGCTTGT CACGGGATCCAGTGATCATCGAGAGGAGTAACCTCGTTAATATCTCGAAATTAATCGTGAAGGAGCTGATCGAAACGTCTTTGAAGTATGGTCGAATGCTCGACTCTGATCATATGCCGTTGCAACATTTCTTCATCGTTCTTGAACACGTGCTTAGGCATGGTTTGCGACCAAAGAAG GGTCTCCTTGGACCCAAGAAGGAGCTTTGGGATATTCTACAGCTCGTTGAGAAATATTGCCCCGAAGCGCAGGACATTACGTCCAGTATTCGTGATCTACCCACTGTTAG GACCGCCATGGGTAGGGCAAGGGCATGGTTGCGCATGGCGTTAATGCAGAAAAAGTTGGCGGATTACTTGAAAGTTTTGATCGATCACAAGGAGGACATACTGTCCGAGTACTTCGAGCCAGATGCTCTGATGATGAGCGAGGAGGCGATCGTTATAATGGGCCTGTTGGTCGGTTTGAACGTGATCGATTGCAATTTCTGCGTGAAG GAGGAAGACCTCGATTGTCAACAAGGGGTGATCGATTTTTCATTGTATCTGCGGAACAGCAATCACATACCCGGCGAATCCCCGGACGACGAGCTGGAAAACGACAACATGACGACCGTGCTCGATCAGAAAAATTACATCGAGGAGCTGAACCGACATTTGAA CGCTACTGTGACCAACCTTCAAGCTAAAGTGGAATCATTGACAACTACGAACGCTCTTATGAAGGAGGATCTCTCCATAGCTAAGAATAATATACTGTCCCTTCACGAGGAGAATAGACAATTGAAGAAAGAGTTAGGAATCGAGATCAAAGACACGAACGAG AATGGGAAACCACCGATCAAAATCACTGAAACGACCACGGAAATCGAGGAGTTGAGAAGTAGATTAGAGGCTGAAAAGAAAATGCGGCAGGATGTAGAGAAGGAGTTAGAGTTGCAG ATGAGCATGAAGTCGGAAATGGAAGTGGCTATGAAACTGTTGGAGAAAGATATTCACGAGAAACAAGACACGATTATATCGTTGCGACGGCAACTCGATgagatcaaattaattaacttggaaatgtataaaaagCTACAG GAATGTGAGCACGAACTAACGCAGAAAGGGGAAATGGTGAGCCGGCTCCACGCCAAGACGAATCAAATAGGGAAGATCCTGAATAATCTCGAGAAGTGCAACCACATGAAAAAGGAGGTGGAGAATATTCGTAGCCCGACGACACCGAGCAGTGTAACGAAATCTATCCTAAATAAGACCAGTCCCACCTCGCCCAGGTGTTACGCTGACAATGCGGTTGATtatcaacaacaacaacaacagcatcCCCAGTCCAATAATCAGCAACAATCGGCTAACAATCTGCAAAAGTCGACTAATAACCAGCA TTTATTTCAGGAGTGCGAAGGCTCGCTTAAGCATAAAACAGAACTGATCACTAAATTGGAGGCTAAGACGCTATCGATGACTGAGACCATCCAGAAAATGGATGAGAA GTGCAAGGAAATCGACGACGTGAAATCAGGAGCGGTGGAGAGGGTGAAGATTTTGGGCGCAGAGGCTGCCGAGAGGGAGGCGAGGGCGAATGGGGTCGAGAGGGAATTGCGACTCGAACGTGAATGGCGGACCTCCTTGCAGGAAGCATCGATCTCCAACGCGGAGAAGATCTCTCAATTACATCAGGAAATCGATCAGTTGAGGCGAGTGTCCGAG AAATACCTGGCCCTGCAGGAGGAGCATTACGCGTTGAGGGAGATCTGCACCGAGCAGGAGAGAACTCTGGAGGAACTTGGGGGGCAATTGAGCGCCGCGAAATTGGCGGCCGTCGAATTAAGGGAGGCCGCTGACAACGCTCAACACCAGCACCAACAGCACCACCAGCACCACCAGCACCACCAGCAGGAGGGAGCGGCGACCTGGGCGAACGATCGGCTGGTCACCCATTGCAAGAGCTGCAACCGTGAGTTCAACATCACTCGTCGCAAG
- the LOC724787 gene encoding RUN and FYVE domain-containing protein 2 isoform X3, translating into MAAESSEGLPISPSEKSLTGSLVSEENEKSVSRSPSTYSIREDKWPDLVVSRPRKLDAWWLPRPRDPVIIERSNLVNISKLIVKELIETSLKYGRMLDSDHMPLQHFFIVLEHVLRHGLRPKKGLLGPKKELWDILQLVEKYCPEAQDITSSIRDLPTVRTAMGRARAWLRMALMQKKLADYLKVLIDHKEDILSEYFEPDALMMSEEAIVIMGLLVGLNVIDCNFCVKEEDLDCQQGVIDFSLYLRNSNHIPGESPDDELENDNMTTVLDQKNYIEELNRHLNATVTNLQAKVESLTTTNALMKEDLSIAKNNILSLHEENRQLKKELGIEIKDTNENGKPPIKITETTTEIEELRSRLEAEKKMRQDVEKELELQMSMKSEMEVAMKLLEKDIHEKQDTIISLRRQLDEIKLINLEMYKKLQECEGSLKHKTELITKLEAKTLSMTETIQKMDEKCKEIDDVKSGAVERVKILGAEAAEREARANGVERELRLEREWRTSLQEASISNAEKISQLHQEIDQLRRVSEKYLALQEEHYALREICTEQERTLEELGGQLSAAKLAAVELREAADNAQHQHQQHHQHHQHHQQEGAATWANDRLVTHCKSCNREFNITRRKHHCRNCGKIFCNACSDNTTSLPNSSKPVRVCDECYVFLVGRYTCAR; encoded by the exons ATGGCCGCGGAGAGTAGCGAAGGTTTGCCAATATCTCCGTCCGAGAAATCGTTAACCGGTAGCTTAGTGTCCGAGGAGAATGAGAAAAGTGTATCGCGATCGCCGTCGACTTACTCGATACGGGAGGACAAGTGGCCGGATCTAGTGGTATCGAGGCCTAGAAAACTGGACGCTTGGTGGTTACCGAGAC CACGGGATCCAGTGATCATCGAGAGGAGTAACCTCGTTAATATCTCGAAATTAATCGTGAAGGAGCTGATCGAAACGTCTTTGAAGTATGGTCGAATGCTCGACTCTGATCATATGCCGTTGCAACATTTCTTCATCGTTCTTGAACACGTGCTTAGGCATGGTTTGCGACCAAAGAAG GGTCTCCTTGGACCCAAGAAGGAGCTTTGGGATATTCTACAGCTCGTTGAGAAATATTGCCCCGAAGCGCAGGACATTACGTCCAGTATTCGTGATCTACCCACTGTTAG GACCGCCATGGGTAGGGCAAGGGCATGGTTGCGCATGGCGTTAATGCAGAAAAAGTTGGCGGATTACTTGAAAGTTTTGATCGATCACAAGGAGGACATACTGTCCGAGTACTTCGAGCCAGATGCTCTGATGATGAGCGAGGAGGCGATCGTTATAATGGGCCTGTTGGTCGGTTTGAACGTGATCGATTGCAATTTCTGCGTGAAG GAGGAAGACCTCGATTGTCAACAAGGGGTGATCGATTTTTCATTGTATCTGCGGAACAGCAATCACATACCCGGCGAATCCCCGGACGACGAGCTGGAAAACGACAACATGACGACCGTGCTCGATCAGAAAAATTACATCGAGGAGCTGAACCGACATTTGAA CGCTACTGTGACCAACCTTCAAGCTAAAGTGGAATCATTGACAACTACGAACGCTCTTATGAAGGAGGATCTCTCCATAGCTAAGAATAATATACTGTCCCTTCACGAGGAGAATAGACAATTGAAGAAAGAGTTAGGAATCGAGATCAAAGACACGAACGAG AATGGGAAACCACCGATCAAAATCACTGAAACGACCACGGAAATCGAGGAGTTGAGAAGTAGATTAGAGGCTGAAAAGAAAATGCGGCAGGATGTAGAGAAGGAGTTAGAGTTGCAG ATGAGCATGAAGTCGGAAATGGAAGTGGCTATGAAACTGTTGGAGAAAGATATTCACGAGAAACAAGACACGATTATATCGTTGCGACGGCAACTCGATgagatcaaattaattaacttggaaatgtataaaaagCTACAG GAGTGCGAAGGCTCGCTTAAGCATAAAACAGAACTGATCACTAAATTGGAGGCTAAGACGCTATCGATGACTGAGACCATCCAGAAAATGGATGAGAA GTGCAAGGAAATCGACGACGTGAAATCAGGAGCGGTGGAGAGGGTGAAGATTTTGGGCGCAGAGGCTGCCGAGAGGGAGGCGAGGGCGAATGGGGTCGAGAGGGAATTGCGACTCGAACGTGAATGGCGGACCTCCTTGCAGGAAGCATCGATCTCCAACGCGGAGAAGATCTCTCAATTACATCAGGAAATCGATCAGTTGAGGCGAGTGTCCGAG AAATACCTGGCCCTGCAGGAGGAGCATTACGCGTTGAGGGAGATCTGCACCGAGCAGGAGAGAACTCTGGAGGAACTTGGGGGGCAATTGAGCGCCGCGAAATTGGCGGCCGTCGAATTAAGGGAGGCCGCTGACAACGCTCAACACCAGCACCAACAGCACCACCAGCACCACCAGCACCACCAGCAGGAGGGAGCGGCGACCTGGGCGAACGATCGGCTGGTCACCCATTGCAAGAGCTGCAACCGTGAGTTCAACATCACTCGTCGCAAG
- the LOC724787 gene encoding RUN and FYVE domain-containing protein 2 isoform X1 translates to MRQESQNGLKIRPAGDHGVHHGGVMLEEDMAGAQDTIYLCNFRVSVDGEWLCLKELQDVEFSLHDSIQRSPSPPLALSGINHHHHHHHNDHHRQQQRELRDIMPSSPPPLQHVSSLSRDPVIIERSNLVNISKLIVKELIETSLKYGRMLDSDHMPLQHFFIVLEHVLRHGLRPKKGLLGPKKELWDILQLVEKYCPEAQDITSSIRDLPTVRTAMGRARAWLRMALMQKKLADYLKVLIDHKEDILSEYFEPDALMMSEEAIVIMGLLVGLNVIDCNFCVKEEDLDCQQGVIDFSLYLRNSNHIPGESPDDELENDNMTTVLDQKNYIEELNRHLNATVTNLQAKVESLTTTNALMKEDLSIAKNNILSLHEENRQLKKELGIEIKDTNENGKPPIKITETTTEIEELRSRLEAEKKMRQDVEKELELQMSMKSEMEVAMKLLEKDIHEKQDTIISLRRQLDEIKLINLEMYKKLQECEGSLKHKTELITKLEAKTLSMTETIQKMDEKCKEIDDVKSGAVERVKILGAEAAEREARANGVERELRLEREWRTSLQEASISNAEKISQLHQEIDQLRRVSEKYLALQEEHYALREICTEQERTLEELGGQLSAAKLAAVELREAADNAQHQHQQHHQHHQHHQQEGAATWANDRLVTHCKSCNREFNITRRKHHCRNCGKIFCNACSDNTTSLPNSSKPVRVCDECYVFLVGRYTCAR, encoded by the exons ATGCGGCAAGAATCCCAGAACGGTCTGAAGATCAGACCAGCGGGTGACCACGGCGTGCATCACGGTGGTGTCATGCTTGAGGAAGACATGGCCGGCGCCCAGGATACCATATACCTGTGCAACTTTCGCGTGTCGGTGGACGGCGAGTGGCTGTGCCTGAAGGAGCTTCAGGACGTCGAGTTCTCGTTGCACGACTCGATCCAACGATCCCCCTCGCCACCGCTTGCTCTAAGTGGTATtaaccatcatcatcatcatcatcataacGATCATCATCGCCAGCAACAGCGAGAGCTTCGCGATATAATGCCGTCAAGCCCACCGCCATTGCAGCACGTTTCCAGCTTGT CACGGGATCCAGTGATCATCGAGAGGAGTAACCTCGTTAATATCTCGAAATTAATCGTGAAGGAGCTGATCGAAACGTCTTTGAAGTATGGTCGAATGCTCGACTCTGATCATATGCCGTTGCAACATTTCTTCATCGTTCTTGAACACGTGCTTAGGCATGGTTTGCGACCAAAGAAG GGTCTCCTTGGACCCAAGAAGGAGCTTTGGGATATTCTACAGCTCGTTGAGAAATATTGCCCCGAAGCGCAGGACATTACGTCCAGTATTCGTGATCTACCCACTGTTAG GACCGCCATGGGTAGGGCAAGGGCATGGTTGCGCATGGCGTTAATGCAGAAAAAGTTGGCGGATTACTTGAAAGTTTTGATCGATCACAAGGAGGACATACTGTCCGAGTACTTCGAGCCAGATGCTCTGATGATGAGCGAGGAGGCGATCGTTATAATGGGCCTGTTGGTCGGTTTGAACGTGATCGATTGCAATTTCTGCGTGAAG GAGGAAGACCTCGATTGTCAACAAGGGGTGATCGATTTTTCATTGTATCTGCGGAACAGCAATCACATACCCGGCGAATCCCCGGACGACGAGCTGGAAAACGACAACATGACGACCGTGCTCGATCAGAAAAATTACATCGAGGAGCTGAACCGACATTTGAA CGCTACTGTGACCAACCTTCAAGCTAAAGTGGAATCATTGACAACTACGAACGCTCTTATGAAGGAGGATCTCTCCATAGCTAAGAATAATATACTGTCCCTTCACGAGGAGAATAGACAATTGAAGAAAGAGTTAGGAATCGAGATCAAAGACACGAACGAG AATGGGAAACCACCGATCAAAATCACTGAAACGACCACGGAAATCGAGGAGTTGAGAAGTAGATTAGAGGCTGAAAAGAAAATGCGGCAGGATGTAGAGAAGGAGTTAGAGTTGCAG ATGAGCATGAAGTCGGAAATGGAAGTGGCTATGAAACTGTTGGAGAAAGATATTCACGAGAAACAAGACACGATTATATCGTTGCGACGGCAACTCGATgagatcaaattaattaacttggaaatgtataaaaagCTACAG GAGTGCGAAGGCTCGCTTAAGCATAAAACAGAACTGATCACTAAATTGGAGGCTAAGACGCTATCGATGACTGAGACCATCCAGAAAATGGATGAGAA GTGCAAGGAAATCGACGACGTGAAATCAGGAGCGGTGGAGAGGGTGAAGATTTTGGGCGCAGAGGCTGCCGAGAGGGAGGCGAGGGCGAATGGGGTCGAGAGGGAATTGCGACTCGAACGTGAATGGCGGACCTCCTTGCAGGAAGCATCGATCTCCAACGCGGAGAAGATCTCTCAATTACATCAGGAAATCGATCAGTTGAGGCGAGTGTCCGAG AAATACCTGGCCCTGCAGGAGGAGCATTACGCGTTGAGGGAGATCTGCACCGAGCAGGAGAGAACTCTGGAGGAACTTGGGGGGCAATTGAGCGCCGCGAAATTGGCGGCCGTCGAATTAAGGGAGGCCGCTGACAACGCTCAACACCAGCACCAACAGCACCACCAGCACCACCAGCACCACCAGCAGGAGGGAGCGGCGACCTGGGCGAACGATCGGCTGGTCACCCATTGCAAGAGCTGCAACCGTGAGTTCAACATCACTCGTCGCAAG
- the LOC724787 gene encoding protein RUFY3 isoform X2 — MRQESQNGLKIRPAGDHGVHHGGVMLEEDMAGAQDTIYLCNFRVSVDGEWLCLKELQDVEFSLHDSIQRSPSPPLALSARDPVIIERSNLVNISKLIVKELIETSLKYGRMLDSDHMPLQHFFIVLEHVLRHGLRPKKGLLGPKKELWDILQLVEKYCPEAQDITSSIRDLPTVRTAMGRARAWLRMALMQKKLADYLKVLIDHKEDILSEYFEPDALMMSEEAIVIMGLLVGLNVIDCNFCVKEEDLDCQQGVIDFSLYLRNSNHIPGESPDDELENDNMTTVLDQKNYIEELNRHLNATVTNLQAKVESLTTTNALMKEDLSIAKNNILSLHEENRQLKKELGIEIKDTNENGKPPIKITETTTEIEELRSRLEAEKKMRQDVEKELELQMSMKSEMEVAMKLLEKDIHEKQDTIISLRRQLDEIKLINLEMYKKLQECEGSLKHKTELITKLEAKTLSMTETIQKMDEKCKEIDDVKSGAVERVKILGAEAAEREARANGVERELRLEREWRTSLQEASISNAEKISQLHQEIDQLRRVSEKYLALQEEHYALREICTEQERTLEELGGQLSAAKLAAVELREAADNAQHQHQQHHQHHQHHQQEGAATWANDRLVTHCKSCNREFNITRRKHHCRNCGKIFCNACSDNTTSLPNSSKPVRVCDECYVFLVGRYTCAR, encoded by the exons ATGCGGCAAGAATCCCAGAACGGTCTGAAGATCAGACCAGCGGGTGACCACGGCGTGCATCACGGTGGTGTCATGCTTGAGGAAGACATGGCCGGCGCCCAGGATACCATATACCTGTGCAACTTTCGCGTGTCGGTGGACGGCGAGTGGCTGTGCCTGAAGGAGCTTCAGGACGTCGAGTTCTCGTTGCACGACTCGATCCAACGATCCCCCTCGCCACCGCTTGCTCTAAGTG CACGGGATCCAGTGATCATCGAGAGGAGTAACCTCGTTAATATCTCGAAATTAATCGTGAAGGAGCTGATCGAAACGTCTTTGAAGTATGGTCGAATGCTCGACTCTGATCATATGCCGTTGCAACATTTCTTCATCGTTCTTGAACACGTGCTTAGGCATGGTTTGCGACCAAAGAAG GGTCTCCTTGGACCCAAGAAGGAGCTTTGGGATATTCTACAGCTCGTTGAGAAATATTGCCCCGAAGCGCAGGACATTACGTCCAGTATTCGTGATCTACCCACTGTTAG GACCGCCATGGGTAGGGCAAGGGCATGGTTGCGCATGGCGTTAATGCAGAAAAAGTTGGCGGATTACTTGAAAGTTTTGATCGATCACAAGGAGGACATACTGTCCGAGTACTTCGAGCCAGATGCTCTGATGATGAGCGAGGAGGCGATCGTTATAATGGGCCTGTTGGTCGGTTTGAACGTGATCGATTGCAATTTCTGCGTGAAG GAGGAAGACCTCGATTGTCAACAAGGGGTGATCGATTTTTCATTGTATCTGCGGAACAGCAATCACATACCCGGCGAATCCCCGGACGACGAGCTGGAAAACGACAACATGACGACCGTGCTCGATCAGAAAAATTACATCGAGGAGCTGAACCGACATTTGAA CGCTACTGTGACCAACCTTCAAGCTAAAGTGGAATCATTGACAACTACGAACGCTCTTATGAAGGAGGATCTCTCCATAGCTAAGAATAATATACTGTCCCTTCACGAGGAGAATAGACAATTGAAGAAAGAGTTAGGAATCGAGATCAAAGACACGAACGAG AATGGGAAACCACCGATCAAAATCACTGAAACGACCACGGAAATCGAGGAGTTGAGAAGTAGATTAGAGGCTGAAAAGAAAATGCGGCAGGATGTAGAGAAGGAGTTAGAGTTGCAG ATGAGCATGAAGTCGGAAATGGAAGTGGCTATGAAACTGTTGGAGAAAGATATTCACGAGAAACAAGACACGATTATATCGTTGCGACGGCAACTCGATgagatcaaattaattaacttggaaatgtataaaaagCTACAG GAGTGCGAAGGCTCGCTTAAGCATAAAACAGAACTGATCACTAAATTGGAGGCTAAGACGCTATCGATGACTGAGACCATCCAGAAAATGGATGAGAA GTGCAAGGAAATCGACGACGTGAAATCAGGAGCGGTGGAGAGGGTGAAGATTTTGGGCGCAGAGGCTGCCGAGAGGGAGGCGAGGGCGAATGGGGTCGAGAGGGAATTGCGACTCGAACGTGAATGGCGGACCTCCTTGCAGGAAGCATCGATCTCCAACGCGGAGAAGATCTCTCAATTACATCAGGAAATCGATCAGTTGAGGCGAGTGTCCGAG AAATACCTGGCCCTGCAGGAGGAGCATTACGCGTTGAGGGAGATCTGCACCGAGCAGGAGAGAACTCTGGAGGAACTTGGGGGGCAATTGAGCGCCGCGAAATTGGCGGCCGTCGAATTAAGGGAGGCCGCTGACAACGCTCAACACCAGCACCAACAGCACCACCAGCACCACCAGCACCACCAGCAGGAGGGAGCGGCGACCTGGGCGAACGATCGGCTGGTCACCCATTGCAAGAGCTGCAACCGTGAGTTCAACATCACTCGTCGCAAG